The Chloroflexota bacterium genomic sequence ATCGAGACCGGTTACTATGCCCAACAGCATGAAACCCTGGATCCAAATCGGACTCTGATCGATACGGTTCGGTTAGCTGCGCCTCTGTCTGAACAACAGGCGGTTGCATTTCTTAACCGTTTTCTCTTTACCTATGATCAGGCCCGTAGCAGGGTGACAACGCTGTCCGGTGGCGAACGCAGCCGGCTGCAGATGGCGTTGCTGATGCTGGGTGGCCCTAACTTTTTGTTGCTGGATGAGCCCACCAACAATCTGGATATTCCCTCGGCCGAGGTACTTGAGGCAGCCCTTGAAGACTTCGAAGGTACCGCGTTGATCATCTCCCACGATCGCTATTTCCTTGACCGGGTTGTCAATCGCATTGTCGAGCTTGACGAGGGCTGCCTGACAGAATTCATCGGCAATTATAGCGATTATCAGGCCGCCATATCACACGCCTGATTGCCTCGAATCTCTTAACCTTCCTCTAATCTGCCATTCTTTTTACCTCAACCCTTCCTGTGGTAGAATCAATTGTCATGTCTGTATTACCGCCCAGCGACAGGAAAGCGGATTATGTCAGCGATATGTTCGCAGGCATTGCCGGTCGCTATGATCTGATGAACCGTTTGATGACCATTGGTCAGGATGTGCGCTGGCGCCAGATGCTGGTCCATGCAGCGGCCTTGCCCAAAGGGGGATACCTGTTGGACATTGCCACTGGCACTGGGGATATTGGGATTGAGGCTCTGTCCATGGTGCCCGATGTTCGCGTAGTAGCAGCTGACTTTTCTCTTCCGATGATGGAGGCTGGACGTTTCAAGGACGAAACCGGTCGATTGGCCTGGCTTGGTGCCGATACCCTTCATCTGCCTTTTGAGAATGATACGTTCGATGCTGTGTCATCCGGGTTTTTATTGCGCAACCTGGTCGATGTGGTCCAGGCGCTGGCAGAACAACGGCGGGTCGTACGACCGGGTGGGCATGTAGTCTGCCTGGAAACCAGCCCGCCTCCCGGCAACTGGCTGCGCCCCTTTATCCAATTTCACCTTTCGTGGGCGATTCCGACCCTGGGTAAACTGATAAGCAATTCCAGTGACGCCTATGCCTATCTGCCTCAATCTTCCCTTGCCTTTATGGCGCCCGATGTACTGGCCGAGGCATTCAGAGCGGCCGGGCTACGCGAAGTCCGCTATCGCCGATTGATGTTCGGCACGGTCGCGATTCATATCGGTGTGAAATAGTGTGATTAACGATAGTTCAACCACGCCCAGGCGACTGATTGTCGCGCTGTCCGGCGCCAGCGGTCAGGTCTATGGCATTCGTCTGTTGCAGGTGCTTCGGACCGGTGGGAAGCAGGTTGACCCGGGTCAGGCGATCGAGACTCACCTGGTTATCAGCGAGGCTGCCAGGATTATCATTGCGCAGGAA encodes the following:
- a CDS encoding ubiquinone/menaquinone biosynthesis methyltransferase; this translates as MSVLPPSDRKADYVSDMFAGIAGRYDLMNRLMTIGQDVRWRQMLVHAAALPKGGYLLDIATGTGDIGIEALSMVPDVRVVAADFSLPMMEAGRFKDETGRLAWLGADTLHLPFENDTFDAVSSGFLLRNLVDVVQALAEQRRVVRPGGHVVCLETSPPPGNWLRPFIQFHLSWAIPTLGKLISNSSDAYAYLPQSSLAFMAPDVLAEAFRAAGLREVRYRRLMFGTVAIHIGVK